From the Candidatus Bipolaricaulota bacterium genome, the window TTGAGGCGGGGATCGACATCGGCGGGCTCGATGCGGCGATCCTCCTCGGCTACCCCGGAAGCGTCCTCTCGTTCTGGCAGCAGGCCGGGCGGGCCGGGCGGGGAGAGGATCCGTCCCTCGTGGTCTTCATCCCGTACGAGGATCCGCTCGACCGCTATCTCCTCCGCCACCCGGACCACCTCCTGGGGCAGGACCGGGAGCGGATCGTGCTCCGACCGGACAACCCGCGCCTCGTCGCCGGGCACATCGCGTGCGCCGCCGCCGAGCTCCCGGTACAGGACGGCGCTGAGATAAGCCGGGTCGGGCCGGAGATCGTCCCCACCCTCGCGGACCGGGGCCTCCTCGCCCCTACCCCGCGCGGTTATATCTACCGGGGGAGGACTCGGGCCCATGCTCTCTTCCCCCTCGACGCCCTGGCCGGCGCGCAGGTGAAGCTCGTCTGCGACGGAGAGCTCCTCGAGACGATGGACCCGCTCCGAGCGCGGCGCGACGCCTACCCCGGCGCGGTCCTCCTCCACCGTGGTGAGACCTACGTGGTCGAATCACTCGACCTAGAAGAAGGGATCGCCCGCGCCCGCCGCGAGGCGGTGGACTACTACACCAAGCCATTAATCACCTCCCGCGTGGAGATCCTCTCCCCGGGGGAGAGGAGAGCCGGGTTTGCGGTGCGCAGCGGCCGCGTCCAGGTGCGGGAGGAGTTCGTCGGGTACCAGGCGATCCACTCCGGTCGCACGATCGGGGTCACCCCGCTCGAGCTCCCTCCCCATACCTACGAGACCGACGGGATGTGGATCACCTTCCCTGAGGAGATCCCTGG encodes:
- a CDS encoding DUF1998 domain-containing protein; translation: EAGIDIGGLDAAILLGYPGSVLSFWQQAGRAGRGEDPSLVVFIPYEDPLDRYLLRHPDHLLGQDRERIVLRPDNPRLVAGHIACAAAELPVQDGAEISRVGPEIVPTLADRGLLAPTPRGYIYRGRTRAHALFPLDALAGAQVKLVCDGELLETMDPLRARRDAYPGAVLLHRGETYVVESLDLEEGIARARREAVDYYTKPLITSRVEILSPGERRAGFAVRSGRVQVREEFVGYQAIHSGRTIGVTPLELPPHTYETDGMWITFPEEIPGVPRPDLLGGLHGAEHALIALAPLTVLCDRDDLGGASMAFHPETGAPTIVLYDEVEGGAGLAEAVYARIGKVAAEALSLVSGCPCENGCPSCIYSPRCGNRNRPLDKQATIAVLEFIVARSRG